One Panicum virgatum strain AP13 chromosome 9K, P.virgatum_v5, whole genome shotgun sequence genomic region harbors:
- the LOC120647486 gene encoding uncharacterized protein LOC120647486 — translation MVHMGEAVAWSPSSVDEHLLLGLVGGGLLSRHPGMKRPEWIVPPSVHREPDPSAGYVVSFVRLHERGFNVPAGRFMRALCHYYGVELHNFAPNAISQAASFVAVCEGFLGIEAHWDLWVHLFRCELHTVAGGARGLRRPVLAGGLTFALREGRKDKYIPGSMTSNNADWEKGWFYLCNDGAGLPAYTGKVLTERPGRWGRGVSDPAKREQLDLLTGALHRLAEKGLTVAAVIANFHW, via the coding sequence ATGGTTCATATGGGTGAGGCCGTGGCGTGGAGCCCGTCGAGCGTCGATGAGCACCTGCTGCTGGGACTTGTCGGCGGCGGACTCCTGTCAAGGCATCCGGGCATGAAGAGGCCGGAGTGGATCGTGCCGCCGTCCGTGCACCGGGAGCCGGATCCCTCGGCGGGGTACGTCGTCAGCTTCGTGCGTCTGCATGAGCGGGGGTTCAATGTCCCCGCGGGCAGATTCATGCGGGCGCTCTGCCActactacggggtggagctcCACAACTTCGCCCCCAACGCCATCTCACAGGCGGCGAGCTTCgttgccgtctgcgaggggttcCTCGGGATCGAGGCGCACTGGGACCTGTGGGTTCACCTTTTCCGGTGTGAGCTCCACACGGTCGCCGGTGGGGCGAGGGGGCTGCGCCGGCccgtcctcgccggcggcctcacGTTCGCGTTGCGCGAGGGGAGGAAGGACAAGTACATCCCCGGCTCCATGACGTCAAATAACGCCGATTGGGAAAAAGGATGGTTTTACCTGTGCAACGACGGCGCCGGGCTCCCGGCGTACACCGGGAAGGTGCTGACGGAGCGGCCGGGACGCTGGGGGCGCGGCGTGTCGGATCCGGCGAAGCGGGAGCAGCTCGATCTTCTGACCGGCGCCCTGCACCGGTTGGCGGAGAAGGGGCTGACCGTGGCGGCCGTCATCGCCAACTTCCATTGGTAA